Genomic DNA from Fusarium keratoplasticum isolate Fu6.1 chromosome 2, whole genome shotgun sequence:
CTTCGACCAAGCTTATGCCTACTTCCATGTAAGCAACTTTGACATGGAAGCCGTGAGCGTCGTGGATGCATATGCCGGGATTCAGATGCAGACCAGAAAGTCGCCTATTAGTAAGTACCTCTGCTGGATATCGACATCGTTCCAAGGCTAATGGACCGACAGTGGGCTGGCTGGACCTTTTCGGTGCAAACTTCAATGTGAAGGGTCTCGTTGAAGTTGGGCCATTCTTTGATATCCAGGCACAGCTGCGTGCTGCGCTCAAGTTATCGGGGTAGGTTTTGCCTGTGCCGACGGTTTGGTTCGATGACTGACTAGATGCTAGCGAAGCCCGTGCTGGCCTGACATTCAAGTCTAGGTCTATCACTTGGATGTATCCGCAGTAAGTTCTTCCCATATACAATGCTCAAGCCTTGACTAACGAGTGTCGTAAGAACCATGGACGAATGGCCAGACACGAACGCATTCACCACCCACGAACCAGACAGACATTGGACTCCGTCCCAAGAGAGAGATCAGTGTCAGGGCCAGTGGCGACCTCACTGTTGCTATCAATCCAGCTCTCGGCTTCCAGGTCAAGCTCACGTGGCTCGGCAAGCAGCTTGTCAATCAGGACATCCGCCTCAACTTCCAGACTGACTACACCTTCTCTGTTACTGCGGAGAAGGGTGGAAAGTCGACCTGTGATGGGCTGCTGATGGGTGTTGACCTGCGATATGGACTCACCATCGACATGTCCAAGCCACTCCCAGGTTGGGGAGGTACAGGACTCCATCACACGGTTGTCGCGCCGAAATCCATTCGGCTGGCCGAGACTCAGTGCAGGAAGTGGGAGACCCCTGAACTCGACCCAaccgatggcgatggcaaaAGAGCAGTCAATTCCAGACATCTCTTCTCGCgcgttgatggtgttgaggatgatgcaCTCTTTCCAGACACAGCAGGCGCATCACTTAGGTGTCTCGAGGATTTCAACACACCTACTGGAGATTGTCAAGACCGCACTGCCGACGACGATaatgatgaggagggcgagtCTCTGGTGAAAAGAAACCCTCTTGGGGGAAGCGACAAGACTATGTTCTTTATGTGCAGCGGCGCCAGGAAAATTAAGATCAGGGGCCTGGGTTTTCCATCTTCTGGTGAGATGACCAAGGCAAGCGGCAAATACAAGGACACGGAATTTGAGACCTGGGGACCAGAGGACAAGACAGACTGCGACGACTACTCCTTCGAGAAATCGGACAAACCCCCTGCCAGTGAGTCCAAGTACTACGAATCGGAGCATGTGCTGGAATGGCAGACGCTTAAGGGCTTTCTGGAGCACATTGGAGATGTCACAGACAAAGAGGCGCGCGTGGGTAAAAGCCCATTCAAGGGCTGGGGGATCAAGAACCCGATCTCTTCAGaagccttggagaagaatAAAAGATACCCACAAGGCGAACAGATCAAATTTTGCGACTACATGTGGCTCTGGTGGTCGGAACATCAGTTCGAGTACAAGGACTACACCATGAGCGCCCTCGATCACCTCAGATTGGCGATTCCGAACAACGACTTCTACACGGATGAGTTGCAGCTGTTATGGAAGGGATCCAATGGCATTAAGCAAAGGTATGTTGACAGGGCTTGTTGTCTTGAAATAAAGCTAACATGGGTGATCCAAGTTTGTGGCAGCCTGCTGAGAAATACAAAATTCGCAAACCCGAAAAAATGGAGGCTTACCTCAGAGGTGGCAAGGTGGACGGCAAACAGAGAGATGTCAATGACGCTATTAATGTTCTTCGTGACCTCATGTTTGCTGTTCGATACGTAAGTGGCCTCCTAGCGTGTATGCCGTCCAGGCGAGGCTAATATCCTGCAACAGATGGCGAAACCAGATGTGAAGAGGGTCATGTTCAACCAGGCCGACCGGATCTACAAGCGATTGTGAGAGACTCTTCATGAGCCACAATTAAAATACCTTTACTGACCGACCAACTTTGCAGGAACGAATTTGAAGACATGTTTGTTGCAGATGGAGTAAGTCTAGCACAGGCCCCAAAACCGCAAGATCATTCTAACAATATTGCCTGTCCCTTTCTACTAGAAAATTGAAGGATTTAACGAAGACGTTTACATGAAGCTTGATCTCGGTGAGAAATGGCAGAAGTGGTGCAAGGACTCGTACACAAAGGCGAACATGAAGCAAAAGGGTAAGACACGAACACGGACCTCTCGTTGGTTTGGACGATAAGACTGATGATGGTACCTCACAACAGAGTTTTTCGAACTATGGATCCCGAGACTGAAGACGGATTACCTGGGTGATGAAGCCGAGGGCagcgatggagatgatgagggtTCGGGCGGTGAGAATGCAGGGTCTGACGCGGGATCCAAGGGCGGAACCGAGACCAACCCGGAGATCATCAAGCGGGTGCAAAAGCTGGTTGATGCGTACGAAGAGTTCAAGCAGAATCCATGGACCAACCCATTCGACTGGGATTAGGGGTCGGGCGAGATGGACTAGTCGGACAACCTTGGCTACCCTTGATTACCTGACAACACCATATGCTGTAGATGTATGTTGTCTAACGGCTAGCTACTTAGAGGCCACGGATGAGCTGAATATCGCTTGGGTTAGCAAAACTAGTATAGCATGTGCCTAGGATTCAACCCGTGATATTTCTAACGACGCTACAATTAGTTTCCTTCTTGCGATACATCTGCGCCTCTCTTCAATCCACCAAGACCCTTACAAGTCAATGTCACTAAACATGACACTATTTTCAAATTTGTCCATCTCTCCCATTGGATAATCCATCCACACATCCTCAAAATCAGCTCCCGGGGCGCCTAGGCCCACATCATCATGGTCCGGCTCAACACTCTCTCTCGGCGCTGAGCACCCCTCGCGGTTGCCGTTTATCAGGCTGTCGATATCAACAGGAGCATCTACAGCCGTGGGGCTTTGAGAGGACTGCACCATTGATTCGACCTCGTCACTTGGCTCGGATGCTCTGGCAGACGGTTGGATAAAGGCCCATTCCATGGCATCCTTTGCCAGGTCTGCAGCCACATACATGTCCGCTAGTGAGTCGAGCACCACCATGCATCTGCGGTATCCCTCGTAAGCCCTCTTTCTCTCGGCATCAATGACCCCTCTTATCTCGAGTAGGTGAACCGAAGCAGCCGAAACAACAACACTCAAGGCCAAAGTCGGTAAAAGTCCATCAAGACCATGCTGATGAATCTCTCCAGCCATGTCCGAAACCCGTATGGCTGCGTGCTGCATCCAAATCTTTGAGACTTCTTGATCGAATAGTGAAGACTCTTTGTCGTGTAAGAGTAGAGTAAACCTGGACCGATGGATCCCAGATATTGAAGCGTAGTAGATCATGTGGAGGATTGTGCGGTGAAGGGCAACAGTCCTATCCTCGTGCGCCACAAGATCACTCGAAAGGGTCCGATACTTGCAGTCATTCGATAATGCCTTTTGCCAGGCAACTAGGTCCTCGCTACACGAGACATATGCAGCTTTGTCGTTCGGTCTTGAAATGGTGAAAGCTTCAGCTGCTTCGTCGCCGGCATTTTCGGCGAAAACAGAATATCGTGATCTGAGATAGTATCTCAAGCGACGACAGAGATTTGCCTTGGCGATACAAAGCCGAGCCAGGGCCATTCTTTTGTGGCTGTCTTGAATGTAGGAGCACATGTCTCGTAGCTGGCCGCGCTCTGTTTCTGGCAAGTCGGCAGGTCCAAAatcagcctcctcgagcatGGTGACGCAATAATCTTCATCGTTAATCCGCGGTGGTCGCTTCATGCCTAAAGACACCAGACGATCACGCATTAGACAAGTCCACCATATCCGCCGACGGAGTCTTTGAATGCGGATCAAAGGCGGGGAGCTGAGGAACGGCGGGTCTCGATGTAGGCCAGCGGCAAATGCCTGTGATATTGCGACGTCGATCCAGTGCCATGTGTTTCGGTGTTCGTTCGGGGTCTCGTACCAGAGCGTCATGAGTAGAAGCgcttggatgatgacgacccGATCTGACTCGGCATTGAAGTCGTAGAGAAGCTAAGTCTGAAGTCAATAACAGCTACATAAGATACTATAGGAACAGACTTACTCTAACTCTGTGGAAGAAGGCCTTGCGCGCCTCTCTGCGGGTGTTGAAGCCAGActtcttgagaagatccATGCTGACGTGTGCTGTCCCTGCAAACAAGACGGCCTGGTACAGGAGGAGGCTGACTTGACCAGAGTTACCGTCTCGGTCGTGCACCGACTCGAGGAATTCTTCGACATCTACCACGGGTATGAAAGGATATACGTATTCGAAGAAGGACCAGAGAAGGGCGTTTTGGAGGTGCACGTTTGGCGCCGACAGGGCTCCTTTAGACCGTAGGTAGGCGATGTCGTCTGTGTCGATGCACGATGATAGTGATTTAATAAAACCAGGTAATCTATTAGATTGTTCGGAATCTGTGGTACCATTGCTCGAGGCGTAAGAATTGGCCGTTTGTACGAGTTTGTCGGGCTCTGGCCAGGCAGCTCCGAGGCTCATACCAGGATCACCAGTGTAGCCAGACACAAGACGTAGCATCTGAGCTGCTCTTCCAGTCAGCCAACTGTATAAACGATCACCATAAAAGCTTACTCGTGTACTCAATGTCTTCGCCGACGCCGTAGTGGTCTGTTGGAGTTGAACATGGGGCCGCAGGATTGGTCAGTCTCGAATCGTTTGCTGATGGATCTGTGTCCGCCTCTTGAATGGTATTTCTTCGGTCGCTTGAATCTTCAGTTGCGCTTGCCGGAGGGTGCACTCGGATGCATCTGCCAAGATAAGGTTAGTCTGGTGTTCTTTGAAGAACTTCTGTTGATCTACCTTCCACCACGTCGGCTCACAACGACGCATTCGTTATTATCCCATCTGCAATTTCCACATGGAAACCTTTCAACAACGTCACACCTAACCTTGCGAGATCGACAGGAAAGGCAAGCTCGACGGGCTCGGCGCCTGTTGTTTCTTTGTCGTGGCTCTGTCTGCCATGATGGAGACTCGGGATTCGATTCTGCGTTGGGAGCGTCCATTGCGTCAGTCGAAGGGACAAGATGTTTGAGTGTGGGTAATGAATACCAGTGTGCCCAAAAAACCTGGGGTTATCCggccgacaaggtcatcttctcctctctaCTCTTAAGGCTCCGATGCTAAATGCGGACCGGCTCCCGGCGGGTGTGGGGCCGGTTACTCGGTACCGAACGGGCTTGACTCGGACCGAGTCCGGCTATTCAAATGCCGAAACCCATGGAGGGCGCTGATTGGCCGGTTCAGGTAAAGTTCACCACAGAGAAGCAGAAAAGGACTGCAGCATTCATCACAAGTTGAGAAATGGactctctttttcttctcctttgaGTTAGTGAAATCTGGCCGAGAAACGCGTACAAAGAGGAGAAACCACAAGCCTAACAGCCTCAGCCCATCGATAAATCAGATCTATACTCGGGTTAGCAGCAAGTTGACGAATTCAGGGGTATTGCTTGCTCATATCAATCGCTCGTGTCTATCACCAATGCCTAGAAACAGTAGGTCGGATCCGCGTAGCATTCGCGGATCACCTCCCATCACCAGTGAGTCACAAGTCCTATGTGTGCGAAGGTAGTTCAATAACTTGCTGAAAGTAGAACACGTAGTCCTAGGAGGGCGACTAGGGCTTGAATTTCCTACAGTCTGCAGGCTCATCGGATGGATTTCGTAGTGAAAGGGAGCCCCTACCACAAGTAAATCGACAAAACTCGAACTGTTGTGCGACTTTCTTACCTATGCTTAGATGTATCTCCTGCAGGTCGCGTGCATGTGCTCCACGTGACGAGCGGCGGCCGTATCTTTCAACCAGCCTGAGGTTTTATGTTGGGCATCGATTGGCAACACAACAGATTCCCAATTCAATCCGGACGAAACTCCAACATGGATGACGAGGCATCTTCAGATTGTCCGATATGTCACAGTCCTCTGCCCGATCCAACGCAGGCGCAACCAAGACGGGATCCTTTTACTTTCAGCATCTCGGAACTCAAACATTCCCATGCGAGAGGGTGCGGCTTTTGTGGAATTTTGCTTGAATCCATAAACCGCAAGATCCACGACAAGATCGAACTAGAATCGGAACATTATTTTCTCACGCCCGCCAAGGAAAACCATCGGCCTCACGTTACTCTATTCACTTTCAACATTTCTCCGGGTGACGGGCTGGACTTTTACTTGCTAAGCAGTTCGTGTCATGCCCTCTCTGCTCGCAACAGTTGTCTGACAAGACGAGAATCCAGATGAACAAAATGGCTCGGATCCGAGCCTCTTCGCGTCTTTGCCGCAAGTATACAGCTTCCCTCGAGATATCAAGACTCTCCCAGAAGTACCGCAGATAGGAGAATGCCCAGAAACATGGCATTTTATATCTCGCTGTATAGTAGATTGTGTTTCAAATCACCCTGGTTGCAATCAAAAGCCCTCCGATGCCACGCTCGTATTGCCCTCTAGAGTTCTACAACTCACATCGGATGGAAAAGCGACAATAGTCCGTCTCGTCGATCTAAACTCCCCAACACCCGTGGAATACGCAGCACTTAGCTATTCCTGGGGCCATACTCCAGCCCGCCCGCCGTTGACTACTACAAAGAAGAGCCTTGACCAGATGCGGAGAGGAATCGATGTCTCACAATTACCATCAACTCTGAgggatgctgctgctgtctgcTCACGCCTTGGAATAAACATGCTATGGATTGATTCCCTGTGCATCATACAAGATGATGCGAACGACTGGGACAAGGAATCTCAGAAAATGGGGAACGTATATCAGAATGCTTTTGTTACCATCATTTCGGCATCAACGCATTCTTGTCACGAAAGTTTCCTAAGCAACATGCGACAAGGCTCTGTTGCCTTGGCAAGGAGTGGTCCTGGAGATGCTTGCATCAAAGCGCGCAGATCAGTACCACGAGGCCATCACCTTCGGATCGACGAGTCCTATGGCGAAGAAGTTGATCCTATTGACGGCCGCGCATGGACGCTGCAAGAACGCGTCCTTTCGAACCGGGCCGTCGTCTTCACCGGGGCCGAGGTATAGTGGCAGTGCCGAGCTTCCAAGACATGCCAATGCGGTCTTCCGACAGAGGAGACCGTCTCCGAGCTCATCAGAGAGCTGCTCGCCAAGGTGAACCCAGGTCGGAACTCCGTGGCGGCGTGGGAGTTCTTCTTGACCGAGTACACGAAGCGTAGCCTTACGATGGTGAAAGATAGGCTTCCTGCACTGTCAGCAATCGCAAGGCTAATATCGACGTCAATTGATTCGGAGTATTTCGCGGGCCTCTGGAGTAATTCATTGGTTAAGGGGATGTGCTGGACTATGCGGCAACCCTTTACCGGCAAGCCTCACAGAGACACCTATTTTCCAAGAACTTATATCGCGCCCAGTTTCTCATGGGTATCAGTGGTCGGCCCAGTGAGATACAAGACATCCAGCCTCGGACCAAAGCCGCGCTGGCTTGCTCTTCCGGTATCACAGTACATCGTTCATCGAACCGATGACACTTTCGGTCGTGTCTCTGAGGCCTACGTTGATTTAAAAGCTGTTCTGCTTCCAGCCCGCCTTTCTAGCGTGAGGGGCGGCCAAGGCTTCGAGCTGCATATTGACTGCATCCCAAACGTCCGCAATACTAGGGTAGAGGTAGACGGCCCTATCAAGCGCATCGCCCAAAAGTACGGCTTGAGTTCTACTCTTCGGCGGTTTCCCACACCACCGGGTGGATATCAGCCCGGAGAGGAGGCCTTCATCGACACTCCTATTCATTTGATGCCATTGTTTGCTGAAGGCGTCGCCCTTAATCATACTGTAACTTGGTGTCTCTTATTGGGCTCTGTGTCGGATAATGTGGGGTATGAAAGATTAGGTAATGCTACCGTCGATGTCAAGACAGCAATTTCTGACTTTGGTATACTTGACAAAGAGAAACAAATTATCCGCATATTTTAGGGAGGCTGTATTGATTGCGAGATGTTACAGACTGTTGGAATAACTCTTTGTGAGAGAATTAATAATTGTATTCTCGTCCTCGAGTAAATGCTATGATAAAAGTGATTTGACTATATAACACGGTGTACTAAGTTTTGCGGTCTTAGCTAGGAACCAGTATGTCTCCTGAAACCATACTCCTTTCAAAACGCAAACACTTATGATTCGACATGTAGGGGTTAAACAGAAGCTGCAGTTCCGTTGACATAGAGCGTGTACGACCCCTGCTCGACGTTGGTCAAGCTACCACTGAAAGAGGTGATATAGCTGTCGCCACTGAGGGTCCAGGTACTGGAAGAGTCGATagcaacaacaagaccaGCAGCAGTCGTTCCGTCCGGGTTGATGGTGCCAGTGAGTTGAGAGCTCTTAGCCAGGTTAACCACAAGGGTGGAAATGGAGTCGGCATAGATGTCGCCGGTGACAGTCTGCTCAGAGAGGTTCAAAGTGGCATTGCCGCCGTTTGAGCCAACGCTTCCCCAGCCGTTGGAGGCATCATTGCCAGAAACGTTGAAGAGGTAATTGCTATCGCCGGTCAAGGTAAGCTCGGCGCCAATGAGGGTAACAGAGGCAGCTGTGTTGGTGACGTAGAACATGCAGCCGCTAAAACCCTCCATAGAACCACCGTTCATCACAAACTCGGCAAGTCCCTCCTCAGCATCGCCCGACATGCTCTGGTACAGCATCACATTGTGTAGCTCCTGGGTTCCCGACACGCCCATGTTTCCAGACACAGTGCAGTTGTTGATGGTAAGCTCGTTGAGACCCTCGATGACGAGTGCCTCGGATCCGGAGGCCGTCAGAATGGCATTGCTGACAGTCAGATTGGCCGTCGAGTAAACAGCGGGTGCACCCTGGGGACCCGAGGTGCGATAAACACCCCCGTCAACAACCAATTTGCCACCTCCACGGTCGCTGCGAATAGCggccttgttgttggagtCGATGGTCAAGTCTGAGGCGTACATGGTACCACCGCCAGCAACTTCAATACCACCCGAGTTTCCGCCCTCAACATTGATCTTGGTGCCGCTGATGTAGATAGTGGCGTTGCCGTAGGCAAAGACGCCGTCAGATCCCTGGCCAACGTCGTCGACAGAACCGCCAGTGATGTTGAGAACCGAGTTTCCAACTGCCAGAACGGCGGCGTTGAGACCGTAAAAGCTGCTGGCATCATCGTTGGAGGTGTTGCCAGACTTGATGATGGTAACATCAACCAGGGAAGcgctgatggtgttgttggcgacAAAGACGCTGGTGTCGTTATCGCTGCAGGAGTAGGTGCCTCCTTCAACGACTTGCCCATCAGTCAAGTCGTAAAGACCCTTGCCACTGTTGACGGTGGAGGATCCTCCATTGCCTCCAGGGGGGCTGCCTCCAGGAGGTGATGAGGGTGCGGAGGTTTGGGCGGTGACAGCGCCAACCATAAGTCCAAGGCCTGCTTTGACGAGGGCGCGCATGTTGCTATTTCAGGGAGAGCGAAGATTTATATGTGAGATAGATGTGAAGAGTTGTAAGAGTTCTTGTGTAAACTGAGCTTGAGATGAAGAGCAAAGATAGTCTGGGGAACGTCTTCTTTATAGCCTTTCCATCGTATTGACACGCGCGTTCGCAGCT
This window encodes:
- a CDS encoding Fungal-trans domain-containing protein, with product MADRATTKKQQAPSPSSLPFLSISQDHYGVGEDIEYTTQMLRLVSGYTGDPGMSLGAAWPEPDKLVQTANSYASSNGTTDSEQSNRLPGFIKSLSSCIDTDDIAYLRSKGALSAPNVHLQNALLWSFFEYVYPFIPVVDVEEFLESVHDRDGNSGQVSLLLYQAVLFAGTAHVSMDLLKKSGFNTRREARKAFFHRVRLLYDFNAESDRVVIIQALLLMTLWYETPNEHRNTWHWIDVAISQAFAAGLHRDPPFLSSPPLIRIQRLRRRIWWTCLMRDRLVSLGMKRPPRINDEDYCVTMLEEADFGPADLPETERGQLRDMCSYIQDSHKRMALARLCIAKANLCRRLRYYLRSRYSVFAENAGDEAAEAFTISRPNDKAAYVSCSEDLVAWQKALSNDCKYRTLSSDLVAHEDRTVALHRTILHMIYYASISGIHRSRFTLLLHDKESSLFDQEVSKIWMQHAAIRVSDMAGEIHQHGLDGLLPTLALSVVVSAASVHLLEIRGVIDAERKRAYEGYRRCMVVLDSLADMYVAADLAKDAMEWAFIQPSARASEPSDEVESMVQSSQSPTAVDAPVDIDSLINGNREGCSAPRESVEPDHDDVGLGAPGADFEDVWMDYPMGEMDKFENSVMFSDIDL